One Sporocytophaga myxococcoides DNA segment encodes these proteins:
- the purE gene encoding 5-(carboxyamino)imidazole ribonucleotide mutase, with protein sequence MVGIIMGSQSDLKIMSKAAEILDELKVPYEVTIVSAHRTPHRMVSYAENAINRGIKVIIAGAGGAAHLPGMVASITTLPVIGVPVKSSNSIDGWDSVLSILQMPAGVPVATVALDGAVNAGILAAQIIGSHDPKIAENLKKYKTFLREKVEESVQKLEQSGYKNLL encoded by the coding sequence ATGGTTGGAATTATAATGGGAAGCCAGTCGGACTTAAAAATAATGTCCAAGGCAGCAGAAATTCTTGATGAATTAAAAGTTCCTTATGAAGTAACAATTGTTTCAGCACACAGAACCCCCCACAGAATGGTATCGTATGCTGAAAATGCAATAAATAGAGGTATAAAAGTGATTATTGCCGGGGCAGGTGGTGCTGCGCATCTTCCTGGAATGGTTGCATCAATTACAACACTTCCGGTCATAGGTGTACCTGTAAAATCTTCCAATTCTATCGATGGCTGGGATTCTGTTTTGTCTATTCTGCAAATGCCTGCAGGTGTTCCTGTTGCAACGGTAGCTCTTGATGGGGCTGTAAATGCTGGGATTCTGGCTGCCCAGATTATTGGCTCTCATGATCCGAAGATTGCTGAGAATCTGAAGAAGTATAAAACTTTTCTGAGAGAAAAAGTGGAAGAATCAGTACAAAAGCTTGAGCAATCAGGCTATAAGAATCTCCTTTAA
- a CDS encoding DUF2383 domain-containing protein yields MQTDYITALVVNQLIETCNAREADYKKAADNIKDPYFADILNKFATESGRFFLELLPFSESRDEEEEEKEITILNVRYKGWMDVASGNTLVDKKGLFENCIDRERSAIEVYEAAFNEEIPEKLRVIIIKHKSAFFKACSDLNSLVKEL; encoded by the coding sequence ATGCAAACGGATTATATTACAGCATTAGTAGTCAATCAGTTGATTGAAACTTGCAATGCAAGAGAGGCAGATTACAAAAAAGCTGCTGACAACATTAAAGACCCTTATTTTGCAGATATATTAAATAAATTTGCCACAGAAAGCGGCAGATTTTTTCTTGAGTTGCTTCCATTTTCAGAAAGCAGGGATGAAGAAGAAGAGGAGAAAGAAATCACTATCCTAAATGTGAGATATAAAGGATGGATGGATGTAGCATCAGGAAATACACTGGTTGATAAGAAGGGTTTATTCGAAAATTGTATTGATCGGGAACGTTCAGCAATTGAAGTTTATGAAGCAGCTTTTAATGAGGAAATACCTGAGAAGCTGAGAGTTATTATAATTAAACATAAAAGTGCATTTTTTAAAGCTTGCTCAGATTTGAATAGTCTGGTAAAGGAGCTTTAG
- a CDS encoding TerC family protein — protein MFEPFLTAEGIISFLTLSLMEVVLGIDNIIFISILSDRLPVEAQKKGRLIGLSLALIIRVFLLMIISIIVGFTKPVMEINEVEISLRDIILFAGGLFLVYKSTMEIHEKLEGEVEQSAKTKKLSLLSAIIQIVLLDIVFSFDSILTAIGLVNDPHRDMPIMVAAIIVSIVVMLLFAKGISDFINDHPTIKMLALSFLLLIGILLVAEAFHYHVPKGYIYFAIGFSLGVEMLNMRAKRKSEPVKLRNNPELEEEDKLN, from the coding sequence ATGTTTGAACCATTTCTGACTGCCGAAGGCATTATCAGTTTTCTTACGCTTTCATTAATGGAAGTTGTATTGGGAATTGATAACATCATCTTTATTTCAATCCTCTCTGACAGGCTACCCGTCGAAGCTCAAAAAAAAGGAAGACTAATTGGTCTTAGCCTTGCACTCATTATAAGAGTCTTCCTGCTGATGATTATTTCCATTATTGTAGGGTTTACTAAACCCGTTATGGAAATCAATGAGGTGGAGATTAGTTTGCGTGATATTATATTATTTGCAGGAGGGCTTTTCCTTGTCTATAAAAGCACAATGGAAATTCATGAAAAACTTGAAGGTGAAGTAGAACAATCAGCTAAAACTAAAAAGTTGTCTCTCTTATCAGCAATTATTCAAATAGTGCTTCTGGACATAGTATTTTCATTTGACTCCATTTTAACTGCGATTGGTCTTGTAAATGATCCACATCGAGATATGCCGATTATGGTTGCAGCAATTATTGTTTCAATTGTAGTGATGTTGTTGTTTGCTAAGGGTATTAGCGATTTCATAAATGATCATCCTACTATAAAGATGCTTGCTCTTTCATTCCTGTTATTGATCGGGATCCTCCTTGTGGCCGAGGCATTCCATTATCACGTTCCCAAAGGTTATATCTACTTTGCAATAGGGTTTTCCTTGGGTGTTGAAATGCTTAATATGCGTGCAAAGAGAAAATCAGAACCTGTCAAGCTGAGAAATAATCCGGAGCTGGAAGAAGAAGATAAGCTGAATTAA
- a CDS encoding aldose 1-epimerase family protein: MVAILINECLKVSVKSSGAELISLKKTMANKEFLWQGDPAFWGRRAPVLFPIVGKLSGNKYHSDDQVYELPQHGFARDMHFDLVDQQDQSLTYKLTSSEETLKLYPYKFELTIEYKLQKSKLLVSYEVKNTDDKTIYFSIGAHPALRCPIEQGEEFSDYYLEFEKKETVNRYLLTDGLLNGKSEPVLNNENILPLSVDLFTGKDAIIFKDLKSSVVSLKSKKSSHKITMDFAGFPYLGIWTKPGPFICLEPWFGVADQIGFEGQFKDKEAMRSLVKGKTFKCEYSIDVQ, translated from the coding sequence ATGGTAGCAATCCTCATTAATGAGTGTCTTAAGGTGAGCGTGAAAAGCTCGGGCGCTGAACTGATAAGTCTTAAAAAGACTATGGCAAACAAAGAATTCCTTTGGCAGGGAGATCCGGCCTTCTGGGGGAGAAGAGCGCCGGTATTGTTTCCTATAGTTGGAAAACTCTCAGGAAATAAATATCATTCAGATGATCAGGTTTACGAATTGCCACAGCACGGTTTTGCCAGAGATATGCATTTTGACCTGGTAGATCAGCAGGATCAATCCCTTACTTATAAACTTACAAGCTCCGAAGAAACTCTGAAGCTTTATCCTTATAAATTTGAATTGACAATTGAGTACAAGCTTCAGAAAAGCAAACTACTCGTTTCTTATGAAGTTAAGAATACAGATGATAAAACCATCTACTTTTCTATTGGTGCACATCCTGCCCTTCGTTGCCCAATAGAACAGGGTGAAGAGTTTTCTGATTATTATCTCGAATTTGAGAAAAAAGAAACTGTTAACAGGTATTTATTAACAGATGGTTTACTTAACGGTAAGTCGGAACCTGTCTTGAACAATGAAAACATTCTGCCTCTTTCGGTAGATTTGTTTACGGGAAAAGATGCAATCATTTTCAAAGATCTGAAGTCAAGTGTAGTAAGTCTCAAGAGTAAAAAATCTTCTCATAAAATCACCATGGACTTTGCAGGCTTCCCTTATCTGGGCATATGGACTAAACCTGGTCCGTTTATTTGCCTGGAGCCTTGGTTTGGAGTAGCAGATCAAATCGGTTTTGAAGGTCAGTTTAAGGACAAAGAAGCAATGAGATCTCTTGTAAAAGGGAAAACTTTCAAATGTGAATATTCAATAGATGTGCAGTAG
- a CDS encoding magnesium chelatase gives MNPNSHIKTLGQLKASGYASRSVKEEMRENLVRALREKKNLFGEIKGYEETVIPQLQTAILSRHNIILLGLRGQAKTKIARLMTNLLDEYMPIVAFSEANDDPLNPLTRYAKDVIDEKGDETPISWVHRSERYTEKLATPDVSVSDLIGDLDPIKAASLKLTYADERVIHFGLIPRSHRSIFVINELPDLQARIQVALFNILQEGDIQIRGFKLRLPLDIQFVFTANPEDYTNRGSIVTPLKDRIDSQILTHYPKSPEVSKLITSQEAKLTPFQKECIKMPELLKDLLENVSFEARASEYIDQKSGVSARLTISALENLYSTAERRLLINGENSTSGRISDLFGTIPSITGKVELVYEGELEGISNVAYFLVGKTVRKAFEKIYPSPEKIKKSKKDNPYKKITDWFSDGNYIDLVQNMSNAEYEKSLESIPGLKETVLHYQPGLSKEDLNLQMELLLHGLAETSQISKQKLDEGIQFKDLMSTMFNLGPEPDADETDFGFGRN, from the coding sequence ATGAATCCTAACAGTCATATAAAAACACTCGGACAGCTAAAAGCTTCCGGGTATGCATCAAGAAGTGTAAAGGAAGAAATGCGGGAAAACCTGGTTCGGGCGCTCAGGGAAAAGAAAAACCTGTTCGGGGAAATCAAAGGATATGAGGAAACAGTAATTCCTCAGTTACAAACAGCAATTCTTTCAAGACACAACATCATACTTCTTGGATTAAGAGGACAGGCAAAAACTAAAATTGCCCGCCTGATGACGAACCTCCTTGATGAATATATGCCCATTGTAGCTTTCAGTGAAGCTAATGATGATCCATTGAACCCTTTGACTCGATATGCCAAAGATGTAATCGATGAAAAAGGTGATGAGACTCCGATTTCCTGGGTACATCGATCGGAAAGGTATACAGAAAAGCTTGCCACTCCGGATGTTTCCGTTTCGGACCTGATTGGGGATCTTGATCCGATTAAAGCGGCCTCTCTAAAACTCACCTACGCGGATGAAAGAGTTATTCACTTTGGCCTTATTCCAAGATCACACAGGAGCATCTTTGTAATCAACGAGCTCCCTGACTTGCAGGCAAGGATACAGGTAGCCTTATTTAATATACTTCAGGAAGGCGATATTCAAATAAGAGGTTTTAAACTGCGCTTACCTCTGGACATACAATTTGTATTCACTGCAAACCCTGAAGATTATACCAACAGGGGTTCTATCGTAACACCATTAAAAGACAGGATAGATAGCCAGATTCTGACACACTATCCTAAATCTCCGGAAGTTTCTAAACTAATTACTTCACAGGAAGCAAAATTAACCCCGTTTCAGAAAGAATGTATAAAAATGCCTGAACTTCTCAAAGACCTTCTTGAAAACGTTTCTTTCGAAGCCAGAGCAAGCGAATATATAGACCAGAAAAGCGGTGTTTCGGCAAGGCTTACCATTTCCGCTCTTGAAAATTTATACAGCACAGCGGAAAGACGCTTGCTGATCAACGGAGAAAACAGCACTTCAGGAAGGATAAGCGATCTTTTCGGCACCATTCCTTCAATTACCGGAAAAGTTGAATTGGTTTATGAGGGTGAATTAGAAGGTATTTCTAATGTTGCCTATTTTCTTGTTGGAAAAACAGTAAGAAAAGCATTTGAAAAAATTTATCCTTCACCTGAAAAGATTAAAAAATCCAAGAAAGATAATCCATACAAAAAAATCACTGATTGGTTTAGCGATGGAAATTATATAGACCTTGTCCAAAACATGTCTAATGCGGAATATGAGAAATCTCTTGAAAGCATTCCAGGTCTTAAAGAGACAGTTTTACATTATCAACCAGGATTAAGTAAAGAAGACCTGAATTTACAAATGGAGCTGTTATTGCATGGACTTGCCGAAACAAGCCAGATAAGTAAACAAAAGCTGGATGAAGGAATACAGTTTAAAGACCTCATGAGTACCATGTTTAATCTTGGTCCTGAGCCGGATGCAGATGAAACTGATTTTGGATTTGGCAGGAATTAG
- a CDS encoding vWA domain-containing protein has product MKGLRFSKFTPPPKGDSGFDNLSKVFFQLLNYTSGDVSEALNWMNDLDRQHGMTDDSYGMGDFIRDLNDKGFIKEDNSEKGTFKLTGKSEQVIRRNALEEIFGKLKKNQKGNHNTSKTGLGDEPSADIRPYQFGDTLDSINITDSLHTAQINHGIDEFKLTHEDLQVQEKEHKSQTSTVLMIDISHSMILYGEDRITPAKKVAMALAELVKVKYPKDTLDIIVFGNDAWPVEIKDLPYLEVGPYHTNTYAGLELAMDILRRRKTNNKQIFMITDGKPTCLKVGTKYYKNSFGLDRKVVNKTLEMAGQCRRLNIPITTFMIAKDPYLQQFVQEFTKTNNGRAFYSSLTGLGEYIFEDFIRNRKKTVR; this is encoded by the coding sequence ATGAAGGGATTACGATTTTCAAAATTTACACCTCCGCCTAAGGGAGATTCAGGGTTTGACAACCTTTCAAAGGTTTTTTTCCAATTGCTGAATTATACCTCAGGGGATGTTTCCGAAGCACTTAACTGGATGAATGACCTTGACCGTCAACACGGAATGACTGATGACAGTTATGGAATGGGGGATTTTATCCGCGACTTGAACGACAAGGGCTTTATTAAAGAAGATAATTCCGAAAAAGGAACCTTTAAACTTACAGGCAAATCAGAACAGGTAATTAGAAGGAACGCTCTGGAAGAAATTTTCGGAAAATTAAAAAAGAATCAAAAAGGGAATCATAATACTTCAAAAACAGGATTGGGAGATGAGCCTAGCGCGGACATCAGACCATACCAGTTCGGAGACACACTGGATTCGATAAATATTACCGATTCACTTCACACTGCACAGATAAATCATGGTATTGACGAATTCAAACTTACCCATGAAGATCTTCAGGTTCAGGAAAAGGAACATAAATCTCAAACCAGTACGGTTCTGATGATAGATATTTCCCACTCCATGATATTATATGGAGAAGACAGAATTACTCCCGCGAAAAAAGTAGCAATGGCTCTGGCAGAACTAGTAAAAGTAAAATATCCTAAGGATACGCTTGATATAATAGTATTCGGTAATGATGCCTGGCCTGTTGAAATCAAAGACCTACCTTATCTTGAAGTAGGTCCCTATCATACAAACACTTATGCGGGATTGGAACTTGCAATGGACATTCTCAGAAGGAGAAAAACTAATAACAAGCAAATCTTTATGATCACAGATGGAAAACCAACCTGTTTGAAGGTAGGAACAAAATACTATAAAAACAGTTTCGGTCTGGACAGAAAGGTTGTAAATAAAACCCTTGAAATGGCGGGTCAATGCAGGAGATTAAATATTCCGATAACTACCTTTATGATTGCAAAAGATCCATATCTTCAGCAATTTGTTCAGGAGTTTACCAAAACAAATAATGGGCGTGCCTTTTACAGTTCTCTTACCGGACTTGGGGAATATATCTTCGAAGATTTTATTAGAAACAGAAAAAAAACAGTGAGATAA
- a CDS encoding 2-isopropylmalate synthase — protein MAKRVFIFDTTLRDGEQVPGCQLNTEEKIRVAKALEELGVDVIEAGFPISSPGDFNSVVEISKAVKEPIVCALTRAKEMDIDSAAEALKYAKRKRIHTGIGSSDMHIQYKLRTTREKVIEQGVAAVKYARKFVDDVEFFCEDAGRADVVFLAQMVEAVIAAGATVVNIPDTTGYTLPWQFGERIKFLMDNVKNVDKAIISAHCHNDLGLATANAIAALANGARQVECTINGIGERAGNTSLEEVAMIIKSHPSLGLETGINTKKLVPTSDLVSSLMRMPVQANKAIVGKNAFAHSSGIHQDGFLKHRENYEIIDPSDVGADASSIVLTARSGRAALSHRLTTIGYQLSKEQLDLVYKKFLDMADQRKQIEDADLKELMAPYC, from the coding sequence ATGGCTAAAAGAGTTTTTATTTTTGACACAACACTTCGAGATGGAGAGCAGGTGCCAGGCTGCCAGTTGAATACTGAAGAGAAAATCAGGGTTGCTAAAGCATTGGAAGAGCTTGGTGTTGATGTTATTGAGGCAGGGTTTCCGATTTCAAGCCCTGGAGATTTTAACTCCGTAGTTGAAATCAGTAAGGCGGTGAAAGAACCGATTGTCTGTGCGCTCACCAGAGCAAAGGAAATGGATATCGATAGTGCAGCTGAAGCCCTGAAATATGCCAAAAGAAAACGTATTCATACAGGTATCGGAAGCTCAGATATGCATATTCAGTATAAACTGAGAACAACTAGAGAAAAAGTTATCGAACAAGGAGTTGCCGCTGTAAAGTATGCTCGCAAATTTGTAGATGATGTTGAGTTTTTCTGCGAAGATGCCGGACGTGCTGATGTTGTTTTCCTTGCTCAAATGGTTGAAGCTGTAATTGCCGCAGGTGCGACAGTTGTTAATATTCCTGATACTACTGGATATACTTTGCCATGGCAATTCGGAGAGCGTATCAAGTTTCTTATGGACAATGTTAAAAATGTAGATAAAGCAATTATTTCTGCGCATTGTCACAATGATCTTGGTCTTGCTACTGCAAATGCTATTGCGGCTCTCGCAAATGGTGCAAGACAGGTAGAATGTACTATCAACGGTATTGGTGAAAGAGCAGGAAATACTTCTCTTGAAGAGGTGGCAATGATTATCAAAAGCCATCCTTCTCTTGGACTTGAAACCGGTATCAATACTAAAAAATTAGTTCCAACCAGCGACCTTGTCTCTTCTTTAATGAGAATGCCGGTTCAGGCTAATAAAGCTATAGTTGGTAAAAATGCTTTCGCACACTCATCAGGTATCCACCAGGATGGTTTCCTTAAACATAGAGAGAACTACGAGATCATCGACCCTTCTGATGTCGGAGCCGATGCATCTTCTATTGTGCTAACAGCAAGAAGCGGGAGAGCAGCATTAAGTCATCGTCTTACAACTATTGGTTAC